The Sporosarcina sp. Marseille-Q4943 genome includes the window ATTAAACCGATGACATTCAGATCGGCTGTCGTATTTCTTGCAATCATCCCGAGCAAAGTACTTTTTCCAACACCGGAACCGGCGAAGATCCCGACTCTTTGGCCATTGCCGACCGTTAACATCCCGTCAATCGCTTTGACACCTACAGCCAGCTTCTCGCTGATCGGCAATCTCGTCATGACATTCGGAGGATCCTGCTCTGTCCTTACCGTTGATAACCCTTTCGGAAGCGGACTGCCATCAATCGGATTCCCCATCGAGTCAAGCACTTTACCGATCAGGTTCATCCCGACCTTCACCTCAAGAGGCTTTCCAGTACATTCGACAAGACAACCGCTCGAAATGTCCGTAATATTCGAGTAAGGCATTAGGATGACAATTTCTTCCCTGAATCCGACGACTTCCGCCAAGATGACCGAGTCTCGTTTGCTTCCGTTGTTTAGATGGATTCGGCATACGTCCCCGACTGAACTTTCCGGCCCTTGAGATTCAATCATGAGGCCGACAACCCGGACGACACGTCCGAATTTCGGAAAGGAGTTCATTGTAGGAATGACATTTAGTAGTTCTTTCGCCTTCTTCATCGTCAGTCACCACTTTCCAACATTTCAACGAGCTGCTCTTTTAGCTCGTTCAACTGTTCATCCACGCTGACAACTATCCGACCTTGGTTCGTTTCGATAATACAATCGTCCTTGTTGAAATCGTCATTTGCAAAGATGAGAAAAGGGACATCAGGCGGAAAAATGGATGCGAGTTCCGCACGATTCGATGAAACGAGTTCGAATTGGGAAACAGAAACGTATAGTTTGATCTCTTTCATTTCTCTCGCTTCCTTCAATCCCCTCTTTACAATTGAAAGAAATGCTTCCTCATCTTCTTCAAGCGTCTTTCCGAGTATCCGTTCGGCCGTTTTCATCGCGATTTCCAATATGATTCCTTCCTGTGCTTCCAAATATTTCAGTGCGTTTTCCTTCGAATGGAGAATGACTTCATTTGCGACTTTTACAGATTCGCTCATATCGGATAGCGACTTATTTCGTCCTTCCTCGTAACCGACTTGGAAGCCCTCTTCATAAGCTTGTTGCTGTAACGCCTTCTTCTCCTGCTCCCAGGCGGCTTGCATAGCGGCGATATCCTCTTGTGCCATTTGCCTCATACGCTCCGCCTCAGCCTTGTCGATCTCAATCTGTCGTCTTGCATCTTTCAACATCCGGTCACGTTCAAGATAAAGAGCCTCTTTTGAGATACCTTCCTCTTTTCCGTCAACCTTCGGCATATTCAAATTCCTGATTGTGATTTCCTTAACGCTTCCGTCCTCGGAAATCGTACGGGAAGAACGAAAAATGTTAGACAATGATGTCATCCCCTCCACCACGGGCTATGATGATCTCACCTGAATCTTCCAATCTTCGGATTATAGAAACGATTCGTGCCTGCGCCTCTTCTACGTCCCGCAATCTCACAGGCCCCATAACTTCCATTTCTTCTTGGAAGGATTCGGCCATTCGCTGGGACATGTTTTTAAAGAGGATTTCCCTCACTTCTTCACTGGACACTTTCATCGACAATATGAGGTCCTCGTTTTCGCACTCACGCACAATGCGCTGAATGGAACGATTGTCCAATGTGACGATATCTTCGAAAACGAACATCCTTTTCCGGATTTCCTCTGCGAGCTCCGGATCTTGAATTTCAAGCGCATCCAAAATCGTCTTTTCGGTAGCTCTGTCGACCCCGTTCAATACTTGTACAACGGCGTCGACTCCGCCCGTCTCGGTGAAATCCTGGGTGACCGTCGAAGATAGCTTCCTTTCCAATACAGCCTCGATCTCGCTAATGACTTCAGGAGAGGTGGAATCCATTGTCGCAATCCTTTTTGCGATATCCGCCTGCATTTCCTGCGGCAGCGATGAAAGGATCATCCCTGCCTGCTCCGCTTCAAGATAGGACAAGATGAGAGCGATTGTCTGAGGATGCTCGTTCTGAATGAAATTCAGTATTTGGCTTGGTTCTGCCCTTCTTGCAAAGTCGAATGGTCTCACTTGCAAAGAAGATGTCAGCCGATTAATGATCGCTTGAGCGTGTTCTTTCCCTAACGCTTTCTCCAATACTGTTTTGGCATAACCGATTCCGCCTTGGGAGATATAGTCTTGGGCAAGTGCAATATTATGAAATTCCTCGATGATCTCTTCCTTGACGGAGGAGTCTACTTTCTTCACACCGGAAATTTCAAGTGTCAAACGTTCGATCTCCTCTTCAGTCAAGTGCTTATAGACAGCAGCCGAAACTTCCGGACCGAGCGATATGAGCAGGAGTGCCGCTTTTTGCTTGCCTGTCATTCCTTTATCTTTCTTTACCACTATTTATCCCTCCGTCAATCCTCGGCTATCCACGTTCTCAGTAACTTGGCGAATTCCTCAGGTTTGTCCTTCGCCATCTTTTCAAGTTGCTTTTTGCGAAGTGTCGCTTCTGTTTCGTGTTCCATATTAATATCATCCACATGCAATGCTTCTCGCTGCTCTTCGATAATCATCGCTTCTTCCATCTCCCGCTCCTCTCTGCGTTTGCGGAAGTATGCAATGATCAGGATGACAATGACGACTAGTAAAGCAGCTCCGATTGCATATACCCACCAAGGGACTACGCCTTGTGCAGTTTGAGGAACTGTTGTCATTTTCCCATTAAAGACTTGCGTGGAAATTGCAATTTTGCTTTCCCAATATTCATCTGTAACGTCTGTTGGCACATAGCTTTTATCAATCGAAGTCCTAATAATCGTCCCAAGAATATTTCGTATATCATTTTCCACGTCCGCCCCATCGGACGGCTCTATCATTACTTGAATACCGATATCACGAATTTTGTAAGGACTTTCAACGATATCTTTCCGGATTCGGTTCACTTCATTATTGATCGTTTCTTCCAACCGTTCATAATCGCCATTTGCACTGTTGCCTTCAACGAAGTTTGTACGGTTATCGGTCGGGTCTTCTCCTTCTGGCGGGCCTCCTGCGAGAGCGCCGTTGCCGGAAAATGATTCCGTAATCCTTTGAACGCTGATTGCTAGGCTGTCCAAGTCCTCATCTACGCGGTCGACAAGATTCTCTTGCCTGTTTTCCTGCTTAAAATCGATATCGGTTGTTACAGAAACGATTACTTTGTCCTGACCGACCATCGTACCGAGCATCATCTGCACTTTCCTCTGCAAATCGCGTTCAATCGTCTTCTTCAAATCCATTTGATCGATTATGTTGGTACCGATTGATTGGCTGGATGACTTTAAATCGAAGTATTCGGAATACTGGTTCATGATTACGATATCGTCTGTAGATAAATTCGGTAAACTTTTAGATATTAAATTATATAAGGCGGTAATTTGCGATTCCGTAAACTGATGTCCAGGTTCCGTTTTCAACATAATAGCTGCACTTGCATTTTGTACGGTTTCATTTAAAAAGACACTTTGCGTAGGCAATGTGATCATTACGTTTGCATCCTGAACTCCTTGGATCCCTTTGATTAAATTTGCCAATTCTGTTTGCATTGAAGCAAGCTTGATCATATTGAATTCATTATCCGTCGTGCCAAAGCCGGCATTTTGAGAGAAGAACGAATAATCGATTGTTCCTGTATTCGGGTATCCTTCCGCGGCGAGGGTGACAAGAAGATCATCAACACGCTCTTTCGGAACGAGGATGGATGTGCCCCCGGGCGCAATTTGGCTTGGAATGCCTTGCGCATCCAACTCTTCCTTTATGCGTCCTATTTCTGCACGCGAAACGTCACTATAGAGGGGGACAAACTCCGTCCTTGACAAGAAGTATGTCAAAAATGCAGCAAAAATAATGACAGCAGCCGCGGACCCGATATATGTTGTTTTTTGTCGTTTTGTGCGACTCGACCAGAACTGCTTCAAGTCAGTTCCAATTTTCGTCAATCTTTCTTTCATTCTGATCCCCCGGTCTGCTTACATAATAACAACATTAGTAAATGTGAAAATTAAACTGGCATTCTTATTATTTCTTGATAGGCTTCGATGACTTTATTCCGCACTTCCATTGTCGCATTCAAAGCAATTGAAGCTTTTTGTGCGGTGATCATAACATTATGCAAATCAACATCTTCACCTAAAATGAGTTTCTGCGTCATTTTATCCGATTCGATCTGTTTGACGTTCACTTCCTGAATGGCATCTTTCAAAAATGTTCCGAAGCTTTTCTGCGACTCGTATGGCGTCGGCTGAATGCCCTGGCCTATCTTCAGCAATCCGGCTGCATTTCCTGCCCCTTGTATAGATTGTATCGGCATCAGTCATCACTTCCCTTCCCGTTCATCATTTCCCTATTTCAAGTGCTTTCATTAGCATCGCTTTGTTGGCATTTAATACTGTGACATTCGCTTCATATGACCTTGTCGCAGACATGAGATCGATCATTTCCCTTAATGGATCTACATTCGGCATTTGGACATATCCTTCCTCATTCGCATCTGGATGCGTTGGGTCAAAAACAAGCTTGAACGGAGTTTCTACATCTTCCTGTATACGTGAAACTGTCACCCCATAGCCAACGGCACCCCTGTCCTGGCTCCCCATCGCTGCTTGCAGCATCGAAGAGAACCGTCCTTCCATCGGTTGAAAACTCACAGTCTTACGACGATATGGCTGCCATTCGCCATCTACCATCTTCCCTCGGGTCGTTTCAATATTTGCCATATTTGAGGAAATGACGTCCATCCTAAGGCGTTGTGCAGTCAGTGCCGATGCGGAAGTATTAAGGCTATGAAAAATCGACATGATTAACGTCCTCCTTTAATGACATTTTGAAGTGAGTTGAATTTACTGTTGAGGCGGTCGACCAACGCGTTATAGTAAATCTGGTTCGCAGCAAGATCTGCCTGCTCTTTGTCCATGTCAACACCATTGCCATCTTGCCTATATTTGAAATTGGTATAATTGGCTATACCCGGTTTCGAAACTTTGGAAGCAAAATCAAAATGCAGTTCATTCGTCCGATAGGCATTGATCGGCTTGCTCTGAGCTTCATGCATCATTTGCTTAAAACTAACATGTTTCGACTTGTAATTCGGCGTGTCGACATTTGCTATATTTTGCGAAATAACTTTTCCTTTTGTTGATGAAAAATCCAAACCTCGCTCAAGCAGTGAAATCGTTGATCCATAAATGTTCATTAATCTATTTCACCTCTAGTTTTATATTATTTTTATATGATAGATTGCATTTCTATAAAACTTTCAATGAAAACACATATCTTATTGTATCGGATTTTGGCGAACTTTGTCCATCATATTAATCCAAATAGAATTAGTACAAAACAACCCTTTTACATTCATACAAACCGCATGTTTATAGTTCTTAGGACTAATTTCACAACATAGCAATTTGGCATCAATCATCCGAAGACAACTTACTCATTCCTTCCCATAAAAATAACACTTCGGCAAAATTTTCAGCCGAAGTGTTATGAGTGATTAATTCTTTTGGTTTTCAAGTTCCTCAAGGAATTTGCTGTTCAATACTTTAATGTATGTGCCTTTCATACCAAGTGAACGGGATTCGATCACACCGGCACTTTCAAGTTTACGCAAAGCATTGACGATAACGGAGCGTGTAATTCCTACACGGTCAGCAATTTTGGAAGCAACTAGTAGACCTTCATTGCCATCAAGCTCTTTGAAGATGTGTTCAATCGCTTCGTGTTCACTGTAGGACAATGAATTGATAGCCATTTGAACTACAGCTTTGCTACGTGCTTCCACTTCGATTTCCTCAGCTTTTTCACGTAGGATTTCCATACCAACTACAGTAGCGCCATACTCAGCAAGGATAAGATCATCCTCTGTGAACTTTTCTTTTAGGCGAGCAAGGACAAGCGTTCCAAGTCGCTCGCCACCACCGATGATCGGAACAACTGTCGTCAAGCCGTCTTTGAATAGTTCACGTTCCTCTTCAGGGAATACTGTGTAATCACTGTATACATCAATATTTGAAGACGTTTCATTCACTTCGAAAAGTTTTTTTGTGTACTCTTCAGGGAACTTACGGTCTTGGAACATCTTTTTCATACGCTCGTTCTCAATTTGTTGGTGAATTTCAAGGCCAAGCAATTTCCCTTTTCTGCTGACGATGAATGCGTTACATTCGATGACCATGCTCAATTTTTCAGCCATCTCTTTAAAGTTTACAGGCTTCCCTGCTGTTTCTTGCAACATTGCATTAATTTTTCTTGTTTTTGATAATAAAGACATTATTACTTCCTCCTAATAGTTCCATTGGTATTTAAGAATATTCTAAAGCTTTTTAATCATTAAATAAACTAATACGTGTTCATTATAAGATAAAATGTGACAAATCTTTGTTTTTTACGATGTTTTTCAACTTATCATCGACATATGCCACAGTAATCTTAATCGATGACGGTCCGATTTCCGCAGCTTCATACGATAACTCTTCAAGTAATTTCTCCAGTATCGTATGCAACCGTCTTGCGCCGATGTTTTCGGTGTTATCATTCACATCAAATGCAATTTCCGCAACCCTGTCGATTGCTTCATCCGAAAACTCAATTTCGACATTTTCCGTTGCCAACAATTTTTCGTATTGCTTGATCAACGAAAAATCGGGTTCTTTCAAAATCCGGACGAAGTCATCCTTCGTAAGCTTTTCAAGTTCAACCCGAATCGGGAAGCGGCCCTGCAGCTCCGGGATGATATCCGAAGGCTTTGACATATGGAAAGCGCCAGCCGCTATGAATAGGATGAAATCCGTCTTCACAGGACCATATTTAGTCGTCACCGTTGAGCCTTCCACGATAGGCAATATGTCTCGTTGAACACCTTCCCGAGAAACATCTGCAGAAGATCCGCCGCTATTGCCCCGACTAGCTATTTTATCCATTTCATCAATGAAGATGATTCCGGACTGCTCCGTCAGCTCAACCGACCTTCTTGAAATTTCATCATGATCGATCAGTTTATCTGCTTCCTCGGCTTGAAGGATCTTTCTCGCTTCCTTCACCTTCATTTTGCGCTTCGTCATCTTTTTCGGCATTAAAGAAGATAATGCGTCCTGCATGCTTGCACCCATTTGTTCCATTCCCGAACCTTGCAGTGCATCAAACATGGACGGCTGTTGAGAAGAAACTTCAACCGTAATCGATTGATCCTCCAATTCACCAGCTGCGAGACGACGGGCGATTTCAGACCGTTTTTGGCGAATGTCATCCGCTTCCTCGGGACTTTTATCATCCTCATCGGCCTTTTGTCCAAAAAGCATTTCAAAAGGATTTTGCATATTGACTTTGCGCTTTCTTTCAGGAACGAGCAATTCAACGAGCCGCTCCTCAGCAAGCTTTTCCGCTTGGCCTTTGACAGATTCGCGCATTTCCTCACGAACGATGCGGACCGCCGATTCAGTGAGATCTCTCACCATCGATTCGACGTCTCTGCCGACATATCCGACTTCAGTAAACTTTGTCGCTTCCACTTTGACGAAAGGGGCATTGACGAGCCTTGCGATCCTTCTCGCAATTTCGGTCTTTCCAACCCCTGTCGGTCCGATCATTAGGATGTTTTTAGGAATGATCTCCCTCTTTTCATCATCTGTCAAAAGGCTTCTTCTATACCTATTTCGGATAGCTACGGCAACTGCCCTCTTTGCAGCATTCTGTCCTACGATATATCGATCCAAGTAAGCGGTTAACTCGCGGGGGGTCAATTCCTGTTTTTTATTCATTCGAGTACCTCCACAATTATCCGGTCATTTGTGTAGACACATAGGTCAGCGGCTGTCTCAAGCGCAGCCTTGGCAATCTGCTCGGCGGTAAGTGAATCGCCGCTATATTTTTTCAGTGCGCGTCCTGCTGCTAGTGCATAGTTCCCGCCTGATCCGATTGCAAGCACCCCGTCATCCGGTTCAATCACTTCACCGGTTCCCGAAACGAGCAGAAGCCGATCTCTGTCAGCGACAAGCAGCATCGCTTCCAACTTCCTTAATACCCTGTCGCCTCGCCACTCTTTTGCAAGCTCAACAGCAGCGCGTTCCAAGTTGCCGTTGAACTCACCTAGCTTGCCCTCAAACAACTCAAAAAGGGTAAACGCATCGGCTACCGATCCTGCAAATCCAGCTATTATTTTACCGCCAAAAAGCCTTCGTACTTTTTTAGCGGTATGCTTCATGACAACAGATTCTCCCATTGTCACTTGTCCGTCACCCGACATCGCACTAACACCATTGTGCCGGATGGCAAAAATAGTTGTAGAATGAAATTCCATCAGTTCATCCTCCTAAGCCCGCGGATGTGTTTTCATATACGTCTTCCGTAAATGCTCTTTAGTGATATGCGTATACACCTGTGTCGAAGATAAATGACTATGGCCGAGCAATTCTTGTACAGTTCTCATATCTGCGCCGTTCGACAGCAAATGCGTCGCAAAGGAATGGCGGATCATGTGCGGATAAATCTTCCCGTGGATGGCCGCTTCCTCCATCATCGCATTCAGCACATGACGGACACCCCTGTCCGTGATCGGATCACCACGTAAATTGACAAACAGTGATTGATGACTTTTCTTCTTCATTAGAATAGGACGACTCTTCTCCATATAAGATTCAAGTGCATCCTGGGCGAAACTTCCGAATGGAACGTAGCGCTCTTTTCTGCCTTTCCCCATCACTTTGACGATGCCGAGGGAATTATCGACATCGCCCAATTCAATGGATGTCAGCTCACTTACCCGGATTCCGGTGGCGTAAAGCAGTTCGAGAAGAGCTTGATTACGTAATGATTTCGGATCTTCACCAACGCAAGTTTCAAAGAGCGACTCCAATTCCTTTTCATAAAAAAAAGCCGGAAGCCGCTCTTCCTTCTTTGGATGATGCAATAATCGGAATGCATTATCATTTATCCCGAATCGAGCATTGCCAAACTTATAAAAAGATCGAATCGATGAAATCTTCCTTGAGATTGTTTTCCTTGCTAATTCTTTGTCATACAGTCTTGTTATATACAATCGTGCTTCAGGATATTCGACATCATTTAGATCAGCAATCCCTTCTTGGGATAAAAAGGAGAAGAACTCGTGAATGTCATTGCTGTATTCCGAAACTGTCCGGGATGAATAGTTCTTTTCCAGGCGTATGTAGGATATGTATTCGTCTAGAACAGCATCTGGATCAATACGTTGCAAGTGCTTCACCCCCATATGAATCACTCTGTCAATTATAGCAAGATTGGGACATGTTTGAATAGTGGTTATTTTTTCTTTTTTTCAATCCGCATATTATCGTCACTCATTAATCGAATAGGAGGACTAATCCGGAAATTCAAAAGTCATCCACGATTCACTATAACGTAAATTATATTGTTACGGCAACAAAATCGCCTTAGGTTGTCTGACCTCTACTGTAAATTTGGACACATAATGTTCATTTTTTAGGAAATGCACCTTCGGATTGCCGTATAGGAGGCGTACCAAAGGCGTTAAAAAGCTGCACGATGCGGATTTAATCCGTCATGTGCAGCTTGCACTTTATACGAGTACCGCCGATTGAAATTGCTCTAACGCTTTGAATGCACGTTCAGCATGTTTCTCTGCCCGTTCGACTTTGGACTTGATTCGCTCGCCTAATTCTGGGAACAGTCCAAAATTGATATTCATCGGTTGGAAGTTTTTGGAGTCGGCTTCAGTAATATATCTAGCCATACTTCCTAACGCGGTCTCTTCGGGAAATTGGATCGGCTCTTTGCCCAATGCCAAGTTTGCAGCATTGATTCCGGCAATCAAACCGGAGCCGGCCGATTCTACATATCCTTCGACACCAGTCATTTGACCTGCAAAAAAGATATTACTATTCTCTCTAAGTTGATACGTTGAGTTCAGGACACGCGGTGAGTTGATGAATGTATTTCGGTGCATGACCCCGTACCTGACGATTTCAACATTTTCAAGACCTGGTATTAATCGAAGCACCTCTTTTTGTGCTCCCCATTTCATATGCGTCTGGAATCCGACAATGTTATATAACGTGCCTGCAGCATCATCTTGTCGCAATTGGACGACCGCTTTCGGGCGTTTGCCTGTTTTCGGATCTTCCAATCCGACCGGCTTCATCGGTCCGAATAAGAGAGTTTTCTCTCCACGGCGGGCCATCACTTCAACCGGCATGCATGCTTCGAAATACACTTCCTTCTCAAATTCCTTCAAAGGAGCCACTTCCGCATTGATCAGTGCTTCATGGAATCGTTTAAATTCCTCTTCATTCATCGGGCAATTCAAATAGGCGGCCTCAGCTTTATCATATCTAGACTTCAAATATACTTTATCCATATCGATGGAGTCCTTCTCCACAATCGGAGCTGCAGCATCGTAGAAATATAGATATTCCTCGCCTGTTAATTTTCGGATTCGCTCCGCCAATGCCGGTGATGTCAACGGTCCGGTTGCAATGACTGTAATTCCTTCCATCATCCCGTCCAAGTCCGTCACTTCTTCATTGATGACTTCAATTAACGGGTGGTTTCTGATCTTATCTGTCACATTGCCCGCAAATTCGTGGCGATCGACTGCTAGTGCTCCTCCAGCTGGGACAGCGCATGTGTCAGCGGCGCTAATGATGAGGGAGTTGAGCCTGCGCATCTCTTCCTTAATAACCCCCACCGCATTCGTCAAGTTGTTCGCTCTCAAAGAGTTGCTGCAGACGAGTTCCGCAAACTTATCAGTATGATGAGCGGGTGTCTGCTTCACCGGTCTCATTTCATATAAACGGACTTGAACTCCGCGGGAGGCGATTTGCCAAGCTGCCTCACTTCCCGCAAGTCCCGCTCCGATGACGTTTACGATTGGTGTCATTCAGCCAACCTCTTTTCCATCTTCTTATTCTTGTGCATCTTCTTTGTAGTCACATTCCGTACATTGAATTTGCACACCTTTTTTCAGCCTTTTTTCAACTAATGTATTTTGACATTTCGGGCAAGGTCTAGCTATCGGTTTATCCCAAGATACATATTCACACTCAGGATATCTGTCACAGCCATAGAAAATCCGTTTCGTTTTGCTCTTCCTCTCGACGACCTGCCCTTCTTTACATGACGGGCAAGTGACACCAATCGGCTTGATGATTGCTTTTGTATTTCGGCAATCCGGGAAATTCGAGCAAGCCATGAATTTTCCATATCGGCCCATCTTAAATACCATAGGCGAACCGCATTTCTCACAATCTTCGCCGGCTGGCTCGTCCTTGATCTCAATTTTCTCCATCTCTTCGTCAGCGACTTTTACGTGCTTCTCAAATTCTTTATAAAATTCATCGATGACTTGGACCCATTGGATTTCCCCTTCTTCGACATTGTCAAGATTCTTCTCCATTTCGGCAGTGAATTCGATATTGATAATGTCAGGGAAGTATTGGTTCACCGCTTGATGGACGATTTCTCCTAGTTCTGTCGGAACGAACCGTTTGGCGTCCAACGTGACGTACCCTCTTTTTTGAATCGTATCTAGAGTAGGCGCATATGTTGACGGTCGTCCGATCCCAAGCTCTTCAAGCGTCTTGACAAGACGTGCTTCCGAATATCTTGGAGGCGGTTGCGTGAAGTGCTGCTTCGGATCAATATCGCTCCCTTTCACGTGCTCCCCTTTTTCAAGCGGCGGCAGGATACGGTCCTTTTCCTCTTCCTGATCATCTTCTCCTTCGATATAGACTTTCATGAAGCCTGGAAATTTAACTTCTGAACCGGTTGCCCTGAATTTGATTTCGCCATTCATAAGATCCGCTGTGACAGTATCAAGCACTGCAGGAGCCATCTGACTGGCAACAAATCGTTCCCATATCAATTTATATAGTCTGAGCTGATCACGTGTTAAAAACGCTTTCATCGCTTCAGGCGGCCTCATGACGGACGTCGGTCTTACCGCTTCATGCGCGTCTTGCGTATTAGCCGATTCCTTCGCCTTTGCTTTTGCCTTGGACGTGGCGATGAACTCCTTGCCATACATCTTTTCGATAAAGGAAAACGCTTCATCCTTGGCACTTTCTGAAATCCGCGTGGAATCCGTTCTCATATACGTTATGAGACCGACAATGCCCTCTTTACCGATATTGATCCCTTCGTAAAGCTGTTGGGCAAGCATCATCGTTTTTCGAGCACGGAAATTCAATTTCCGAGCCGCTTCCTGTTGCAAAGAAGATGTTGTAAATGGAGGTGCAGGATTCCTTCTTCTTTCCTTTTTGACGACATTGACGATTTCAAATTCATCGCCGGACATCTTGGATAGGACTTCATCGACTTGCTGTTTATTTTCCAGCTTCAATTTCTTCGACGCATCGCCATAGAAAGAAGCCTCGAATGTTTTTCCATCTTTGCTGAACCGTCCGACAATGCTCCAATATTCTTCCGGTATGAATGCCTTTATTTCATTCTCCCGGTCAATGATCAATCGCAAAGCGACCGATTGCACACGCCCGGCGGACAATCCCTTCTTCACTTTCTTCCAAAGGATCGGGCTAATATTATAGCCTACGAGTCTATCCAATATCCTTCTAGCCTGTTGGGCATCCACCCGATTCATATCGATCGGCCTTGGGCTTTTGAATGATTCCTTTATGGCATCCTTCGTGATTTCATTGAAAACGACACGGCAATCCGAATTGATGTCTACACCCAATTGATGTGCCAAATGCCACGCAATTGCTTCCCCTTCCCTGTCGGGGTCAGCCGCGAGAAAGATTTTCTTCGCTTTTTTCGCATCTTTTTTCAATTCTTGTAGAATAGGACCTTTTCCGCGTATCGTGATGTATTTCGGTTCATAATTATTTTCTGTGTCCACGCCCATCTGACTGCGCGGTAAATCTCTTAAATGTCCGATGGATGCACGGACCTTATACTTTTTCCCTAAATAACGCTCAATTGTTTTCGCCTTGGCGGGCGACTCAACAATTACTAAATAATCTGCCATTTTTCATGTTCCTCCTCATAGAGGTTCCCTTTTTACTTATCTGTTGGGCATGCTCTTATTATTCTAGCCCATTTCAGATCCGGTGTATCCGGATGTAAAAGAATATCTGTTGCAAAATGTATAACAGATTTCATTTAAAATCAACCTTTTCAATAAAAGGGATGTTTTTCCCTCTATAGGAATGAGCTGTTTTCAAGCGCCTGAAAGCCGTTCCAGATAGGTTTTGCACCTTGTTCAATCAATTTATTCGGCCCAAGTGATAAAGACGATGTGATTGGGCCAGGAACTGCATATATAGCCTTCCC containing:
- the fliH gene encoding flagellar assembly protein FliH, whose protein sequence is MTSLSNIFRSSRTISEDGSVKEITIRNLNMPKVDGKEEGISKEALYLERDRMLKDARRQIEIDKAEAERMRQMAQEDIAAMQAAWEQEKKALQQQAYEEGFQVGYEEGRNKSLSDMSESVKVANEVILHSKENALKYLEAQEGIILEIAMKTAERILGKTLEEDEEAFLSIVKRGLKEAREMKEIKLYVSVSQFELVSSNRAELASIFPPDVPFLIFANDDFNKDDCIIETNQGRIVVSVDEQLNELKEQLVEMLESGD
- the fliG gene encoding flagellar motor switch protein FliG gives rise to the protein MVKKDKGMTGKQKAALLLISLGPEVSAAVYKHLTEEEIERLTLEISGVKKVDSSVKEEIIEEFHNIALAQDYISQGGIGYAKTVLEKALGKEHAQAIINRLTSSLQVRPFDFARRAEPSQILNFIQNEHPQTIALILSYLEAEQAGMILSSLPQEMQADIAKRIATMDSTSPEVISEIEAVLERKLSSTVTQDFTETGGVDAVVQVLNGVDRATEKTILDALEIQDPELAEEIRKRMFVFEDIVTLDNRSIQRIVRECENEDLILSMKVSSEEVREILFKNMSQRMAESFQEEMEVMGPVRLRDVEEAQARIVSIIRRLEDSGEIIIARGGGDDIIV
- the fliF gene encoding flagellar basal-body MS-ring/collar protein FliF codes for the protein MKERLTKIGTDLKQFWSSRTKRQKTTYIGSAAAVIIFAAFLTYFLSRTEFVPLYSDVSRAEIGRIKEELDAQGIPSQIAPGGTSILVPKERVDDLLVTLAAEGYPNTGTIDYSFFSQNAGFGTTDNEFNMIKLASMQTELANLIKGIQGVQDANVMITLPTQSVFLNETVQNASAAIMLKTEPGHQFTESQITALYNLISKSLPNLSTDDIVIMNQYSEYFDLKSSSQSIGTNIIDQMDLKKTIERDLQRKVQMMLGTMVGQDKVIVSVTTDIDFKQENRQENLVDRVDEDLDSLAISVQRITESFSGNGALAGGPPEGEDPTDNRTNFVEGNSANGDYERLEETINNEVNRIRKDIVESPYKIRDIGIQVMIEPSDGADVENDIRNILGTIIRTSIDKSYVPTDVTDEYWESKIAISTQVFNGKMTTVPQTAQGVVPWWVYAIGAALLVVIVILIIAYFRKRREEREMEEAMIIEEQREALHVDDINMEHETEATLRKKQLEKMAKDKPEEFAKLLRTWIAED
- the fliE gene encoding flagellar hook-basal body complex protein FliE yields the protein MPIQSIQGAGNAAGLLKIGQGIQPTPYESQKSFGTFLKDAIQEVNVKQIESDKMTQKLILGEDVDLHNVMITAQKASIALNATMEVRNKVIEAYQEIIRMPV
- the flgC gene encoding flagellar basal body rod protein FlgC, which encodes MSIFHSLNTSASALTAQRLRMDVISSNMANIETTRGKMVDGEWQPYRRKTVSFQPMEGRFSSMLQAAMGSQDRGAVGYGVTVSRIQEDVETPFKLVFDPTHPDANEEGYVQMPNVDPLREMIDLMSATRSYEANVTVLNANKAMLMKALEIGK
- the flgB gene encoding flagellar basal body rod protein FlgB — its product is MNIYGSTISLLERGLDFSSTKGKVISQNIANVDTPNYKSKHVSFKQMMHEAQSKPINAYRTNELHFDFASKVSKPGIANYTNFKYRQDGNGVDMDKEQADLAANQIYYNALVDRLNSKFNSLQNVIKGGR
- the codY gene encoding GTP-sensing pleiotropic transcriptional regulator CodY, giving the protein MSLLSKTRKINAMLQETAGKPVNFKEMAEKLSMVIECNAFIVSRKGKLLGLEIHQQIENERMKKMFQDRKFPEEYTKKLFEVNETSSNIDVYSDYTVFPEEERELFKDGLTTVVPIIGGGERLGTLVLARLKEKFTEDDLILAEYGATVVGMEILREKAEEIEVEARSKAVVQMAINSLSYSEHEAIEHIFKELDGNEGLLVASKIADRVGITRSVIVNALRKLESAGVIESRSLGMKGTYIKVLNSKFLEELENQKN
- the hslU gene encoding ATP-dependent protease ATPase subunit HslU — translated: MNKKQELTPRELTAYLDRYIVGQNAAKRAVAVAIRNRYRRSLLTDDEKREIIPKNILMIGPTGVGKTEIARRIARLVNAPFVKVEATKFTEVGYVGRDVESMVRDLTESAVRIVREEMRESVKGQAEKLAEERLVELLVPERKRKVNMQNPFEMLFGQKADEDDKSPEEADDIRQKRSEIARRLAAGELEDQSITVEVSSQQPSMFDALQGSGMEQMGASMQDALSSLMPKKMTKRKMKVKEARKILQAEEADKLIDHDEISRRSVELTEQSGIIFIDEMDKIASRGNSGGSSADVSREGVQRDILPIVEGSTVTTKYGPVKTDFILFIAAGAFHMSKPSDIIPELQGRFPIRVELEKLTKDDFVRILKEPDFSLIKQYEKLLATENVEIEFSDEAIDRVAEIAFDVNDNTENIGARRLHTILEKLLEELSYEAAEIGPSSIKITVAYVDDKLKNIVKNKDLSHFIL